One segment of Thamnophis elegans isolate rThaEle1 chromosome 16, rThaEle1.pri, whole genome shotgun sequence DNA contains the following:
- the LOC116519433 gene encoding V-type proton ATPase subunit G 1-like encodes MASQSQGIQQLLQAEKRAAEKVAEARKRKNRRLKQAKEEAQAEIEQYRLQREKDFKAKEAAALGSHGSSATEVEQGTQEKMAILQENFQKNREEVIDSVLNLIFDIQPQIHSNYRING; translated from the exons ATGGCTAGCCAGTCTCAGGGCATCCAGCAACTGCTTCAGGCCGAGAAGCGCGCCGCCGAGAAGGTGGCCGAGGCCCGCAAGC GGAAGAATCGGCGGCTGAAGCAGGCCAAGGAAGAAGCTCAGGCCGAGATCGAGCAGTATCGTTTGCAGAGGGAGAAGGACTTCAAAGCAAAAGAGGCAGCC GCGCTCGGCTCCCACGGTAGTTCCGCCACAGAGGTGGAACAGGGGACCCAGGAGAAGATGGCCATTCTCCAGGAGAACTTCCAAAAGAACCGGGAGGAAGTGATTGACAGCGTGCTGAATTTGATCTTTGACATCCAGCCACAAATCCATTCGAACTATCGGATCAACGGATAG